One genomic region from Homalodisca vitripennis isolate AUS2020 chromosome 6, UT_GWSS_2.1, whole genome shotgun sequence encodes:
- the LOC124364086 gene encoding uncharacterized protein LOC124364086, with the protein MDSLPLLVLDKIAEHLTPYELAACSAVSVGWRDAFNQDSLWRPHCNEDTAEYLETAECRVEPRFESLESEDGTLSPVCRWRMCYMRDIHLRKNWRQWNCIKDDIPVKDLYLNDMYNFVCNDLVINTQEDSSHKVNVSLWNVKSVPVRLGNPFSISFNGGDIIMVNEKCLVIVKIHHVEVYNCEASCDCEWPMRYFFFVGGTETYLSGDKDKILTNDNVHECIKSYYFTGTYFVYVTTNNSDLHIWDLNVGTELNRVKFPVYDELVPDVESIYNIIKSENDSKDFVLVQSYEAENVVANVFRVYSLNILQFLPFQVRHDFPYQDVKCILLDQFVAVADTCGPVHLYNYMTSELIVKVSTTSSDILAFGRNIVIYEEGRMHAKFDCRTLKVEPFPVTDLNESTSKYQFEEYLLHRILYVTSKVNILNFSEGGSSFESDDVTWITEEMYMLENYKTNKSHTKCVFKCFSNNRYLLKVITFW; encoded by the coding sequence ATGGACTCACTCCCATTGTTAGTACTGGATAAAATCGCAGAGCACCTGACACCCTACGAGCTGGCAGCGTGTTCTGCCGTTAGTGTGGGCTGGAGGGATGCCTTCAACCAGGACAGTCTGTGGAGGCCACACTGCAACGAGGACACGGCAGAGTACCTGGAGACTGCGGAGTGTAGAGTGGAGCCGAGGTTTGAGTCTCTGGAGTCGGAAGACGGCACGCTGAGTCCTGTCTGTCGCTGGCGGATGTGTTACATGCGTGACATTCACCTGCGGAAAAACTGGAGGCAGTGGAACTGTATCAAAGATGACATACCGGTCAAGGATTTATATCTTAATGATATGTATAATTTCGTTTGTAATGATTTGGTCATTAACACACAAGAAGATTCCAGTCACAAAGTGAATGTTTCACTCTGGAACGTCAAAAGCGTTCCAGTAAGATTAGGAAACCCATTTAGTATCTCGTTCAATGGAGGTGATATTATAATGGTCAACGAAAAATGTTTAGTGATTGTGAAGATACATCACGTGGAAGTTTACAACTGTGAGGCATCCTGTGACTGCGAGTGGCCCATGAGGTATTTTTTCTTTGTTGGTGGGACTGAGACGTATCTATCTGGTGACAAAGACAAGATTTTGACTAACGATAATGTGCACGAATgtattaaatcttattattttacagGAACATATTTTGTTTACGTTACAACAAACAACAGTGATCTTCACATATGGGATCTCAATGTTGGTACAGAATTAAATCGAGTGAAGTTTCCCGTGTATGACGAACTTGTTCCAGATGTTGAAagtatttacaacattatcaaatCCGAGAATGATTCAAAAGATTTTGTCTTAGTCCAGAGCTATGAAGCGGAAAACGTAGTTGCCAACGTATTCCGTGTCTACAGCCTGAATATATTACAGTTCCTCCCTTTCCAAGTGCGTCATGACTTCCCTTACCAAgatgttaaatgtattttattggaCCAATTCGTTGCTGTTGCTGATACATGTGGTCCTGTTCACTTATACAATTATATGACGTCGGAATTAATTGTGAAGGTATCAACTACTTCTTCTGACATTCTAGCGTTTGGAAGAAACATAGTGATTTATGAAGAAGGGAGAATGCATGCAAAGTTTGATTGTCGCACTTTAAAAGTAGAGCCATTTCCAGTTACCGATTTAAATGAAAGCACGTCGAAGTATCAATTCGAGGAATACTTGTTGCACAGGATTCTTTATGTAACTAGCAAAGTCAATATACTGAACTTTTCGGAGGGTGGGTCGAGTTTTGAATCAGATGATGTAACATGGATTACAGAAGAAATGTATATGTTGGAAAACTACAAAACTAATAAATCTCATACCAagtgtgtttttaaatgttttagcaaTAACCGGTACTTGCTTAAAGTTATTACCTTTTGGTAA